In one window of Amblyomma americanum isolate KBUSLIRL-KWMA chromosome 9, ASM5285725v1, whole genome shotgun sequence DNA:
- the LOC144104421 gene encoding insulin-like isoform X1 — MANFPRRPWVSQPTIMMMMTTMVLLVGAAAVAAESSESETAVPRRCGSALLEFMEFLCAGTIYDPYESSVPKRAMLGQRFFPLVAPASERSGGDKSAAAGLGFVRPETANQLLGKRNSHQSGIVFECCYKGCTIAEAQNYCPS, encoded by the exons ATGGCAAATTTCCCCCGCCGCCCCTGGGTGTCGCAGCCtacgattatgatgatgatgacgacgatggtGCTGCTGGTGGGGGCAGCCGCTGTGGCCGCCGAGTCCTCGGAGAGCGAAACCGCCGTTCCGCGCCGGTGCGGTAGCGCGCTCCTTGAGTTCATGGAGTTTCTGTGCGCCGGCACCATCTATGACCCCTACGAGTCCAGCGTGCCCAAAAGAGCTATGCTAG GCCAGCGCTTCTTCCCGCTCGTGGCGCCAGCCTCGGAGCGCTCTGGCGGAGACAAGTCAGCGGCGGCTGGGCTGGGCTTCGTGCGGCCCGAGACGGCCAACCAGCTGCTGGGAAAGCGCAACTCTCATCAGAGCGGCATCGTGTTCGAGTGTTGCTACAAGGGTTGCACCATCGCTGAGGCACAGAACTACTGCCCTTCGTAG
- the LOC144104421 gene encoding insulin-like isoform X2: MASSSCNMVPVAVSALLLLCAATLASSSSLEKRDRLCGNRLVETLEFLCGREIFDPMQKRHLNRPAPPILAPWVSLLDGGSPKLGFLDAKTALQLLRPSARFGRQTRGIVEECCHKSCTPSELYSYCARDTSGGDE; this comes from the exons ATGGCGTCCTCTTCCTGCAACATGGTTCCCGTGGCGGTGAGcgccctgctgctgctgtgcgccgCCACGCTGGCCTCTTCGTCATCGCTTGAGAAGCGGGACCGTTTATGCGGCAATCGCCTGGTTGAGACCCTGGAGTTCCTGTGCGGTCGTGAGATCTTCGACCCCATGCAGAAAAGGCACCTCAACCGTCCTGCACCGCCCATCC TGGCCCCCTGGGTGTCCCTCCTGGACGGCGGCAGTCCCAAACTCGGCTTCCTGGACGCCAAGACGGCACTGCAGCTACTTCGGCCATCTGCCCGCTTTGGTCGCCAGACGCGCGGCATCGTCGAGGAATGCTGCCACAAGAGCTGCACCCCTTCCGAGCTCTACTCCTACTGCGCCCGGGACACGTCCGGTGGTGATGAGTGA